The genomic interval ATGCATGCAGTGCAGGCAATCCTTGGCGCTCTAACCAAAAAGAGAGAACTGTACCCAAAAAGTCGATCTCCAGCTGGATGGGGTTCGCTGGTGTAGTCGGATGGCAAAGAATGCGATCGGACCAAATATAAAAATCACCAGAAGCAGGAAAATGCAAAATATCAAAATCAGATTGGGGATAGAGATGTACACCCAGATCTGGTTCATCCATTCCTGGAAAAACCGGCGGTTTCTGTTGCCAATCTTCAATCACAGGTTTTTCTGAAACACATCGAAACTGAAGGTCAGGTTGTCCCTCTGTTAGGTTTAGCGCATGGGTAAAAGCAAAATTACTACTGACCTTGAACCCAAAAATTTGATAAGTCTTTGTTGAAATTATCGAAGTATCAACATCACGATAAGGAGTCAATATGGAAAGCATAATGATTCAAATGATGGCAACAAATACGGAAGGTAGTTTAACGATTGTTCAACCAAGATCTTTGATGTCGCTTGAGAAAATCTGGTGCAGACAACTGCCCGCACCAGATTCCTGTCTTTACAAACAGAACGATCTCAAGCCAATGACGTGTATGAGATTACTCATCAACGACTGAGTAGAAAAATATGCCCCCCCCTAAGGGCTTGTCGAATCACTTGTGAGGGTTACCTTTGCCCCTGCCGCCACCAGGCTCGTCGTTAGACGGTTGGTTATGATTCGAATTCCCTGGGTCGCAGCCTTCAGAACCATTACCTAGGCCCTGATTACATTTGGGTTTAGAGTCGCCGCCAAAGGCGCTGACGCCAGCTTGCATGGTTAGTTCAACAACTTTACCCCAGTCTTGCAGTGCGGGAGCAGTATAGGGTTTCAGTGCTTGAGTCATGGTTTTCTCCTTCAATGATTTAGTGTATACTTCAGAAACATTACAAATTGCTTTGTCAGTTGACTAAGCAGGTAGACTAATTCAAGGGGAAAAGCATTTCTACATTAAGTGATTTGCTTATTCCTCTTCTGTTGTTTCCAGAGTCCATCCGGGAGCGGCGGGCTTCTGGAAACTTCAATATTCAAGAATTTCTTCAACGTTTCCATTCGATACGCAGTCCTTGTCGTTAACAAGTAATCGTTAACGATTAATTAATTATGAGTACAAGCAAATTTGTATTGAGAGTAATGGCATTAGATCCACGTATATCCACAGTTCATCCGATGGCCTGGTTATCTAGTTAGGTATGCAGTCAAAGGAAGGAAGGGGTGTGAACGCTGAAAGATTACGACCACCACCGATCAATACTTGCCCATTCCGCTCAATCCAGGCATGAGCAGTAAATACACCCATCTCATTGATTGCAACTCCAATGCGCAAATCAGAACGATAGCCATAGCGTTGCAACAAGAGCTGAGTTGCCAGTGCCCGTGCTAAACACTTGGGTTGCCCAGGAAGATAGTGAGTAGCTGTTTCGATCGCCCATATCACATCATCTATAGAAATCGCACTCGATGGTTGTTTACTACTGTCTTGGTTAATTACCCTCTGAATCAAGCTATTTAACTGACGAAACGAAAGCAACCATAGTCCCAAGCGAATACAAGCCAGAAGCGTAAATGCTCGGATTAATAAAAACCGAATATGAGACGATAACAACCAAACTTTATGCAATTGCTTCATAGCTAATTTCAACCAAGCCCTTATCTAAAAGGTCATTTAAGATGCCCTTCAAGTCACACACAAACTGTTGTTGTTCAACATCGTATTCACTTAGAATGCTCTCTTTAAGAAAGTCAACCTTTACAGGTACTTGAATGAGGCTCCAGATTCGGGAAGCAACTTCATTCAAACCGTAATAAGAGCCAGTCTTAATATGCAGAATAACGGCTTCCCCATTTAAGTTAGAAGATACTTGTTCCTTAACAGCAGCAACCTGAGCCTCCAGAAACACAGCATCGGAAAGTTTCAGTAATTCTCTTTTAGCCATAATCCAATCTCCCTATTGTAGAAACAACGCATACCGTAAAAGCTGTTAGATGTTTTATTGCTTGTCTAGAACTTGAATCTAAGACTTCGATGCTTTGATACTGGAAACAGCTTGGTCTACAAAAAAGTATATTCGTATACATCAGGAATATTCGGTGCGAGCGCGCAGATTTACAAAAATTTCAACCAAGAATCTGTTTTACATAAGGCTGCCTCACGGGCGTAGAGAAGACCTTATAAAGTGCCTTTCCATATCGCCTGAGCACTAGTAGTCTGTCAACTTTAGCTGAGAGATAGGATTGGTTGGGTAAGGTTATGGTTTGAGAGGATTTCATCCCTCAAAAAATTCTTGACCGAACACTAGTTTTCAGAGGAATCTTTGTCCGTTTGTGCAACTGGATTGTGTAAACTTTTTTTAGCACCGCCTATACTACGATTAGTCTCGCAGTATCACCCCTAGAATCACAAAATGTTGCTTTGATGGAGCAGGCAAAACTACCCTAAATGCTTCACCCCGGTTACGTTCAACAGGACCTAGTACACACACAATATTGCCAAGTTAATGGCTTCTAACTGCCAAAACCGAAAAGGCTTTTTAGTTGAAGGGGCACCCACTGACTCTTGTATAGATTCTCGTCAGTAAAGAATTCCTGGTAGATTCACTGCGCTACTAATGTAATCTCCCATACATTTGGAGAGATGGGATAGTAGATCTACTAAATTCGTGAAAGCTAAATATTCAAGGTTCTTTGCGAAGATTAAATGAATTGGTTCAGATGCTGACCAATGTGAGACAGCCACTTTCTTAGATCGTGAATTAAATAACCTGATCAAATGTAACCCTTTACCTGTAAGGGCGCGGCATTTGGTAGAGATCTCTGGAACAAGGGTAAAGGCTTTTTGCCGAATGCCACACCCCTACGTAAGGAATTACACCTTAATAAATTCGTAATCCTTAGGAGCCAAAAGACAGGCACCAGGAGTTAGCCAGAAGGTCACCCGTGTAAGCCGACCGCCTTCTCCCCAGGAGTTAAAAACCAGCAACAGGAGCCAGAGACCAGAAGCTAACAAGGAGCAACAGGCAGATTCGAGCTTATTACTCCGGGATTCAGGTTGGATTCAAATACAACTTGATTTTTTCAGCCAGTACTCGAACGTGGGGTTCTTGCAAAATCCCCAAATGATCACCAGGAATCTCGTGGATTTTAATTCCCTTAGCAGCAAGGTCATTCCAGCACAGACGGGGATCGGAAGCAAAGGCGCTACTCACCTGCTGATCTCTGGCTTGAAATACAACAACCTCACCTGGGTAAACTTGGGGCGTGTATTTGCTAAGAATCTTCTGGTTTTGCTTAATATAAAGAAGATCTTGGAGGCTATCAGGCAGGGGGCGATTAAGCATGCTGTAAAATCCCTCATAACCTGCTTGTAAGGCATCATGTTTTAAGGTCCACTCTAAAAACCAGCTTTTTGCCTCGGATAATGCATCGATTGACTTTGGCTGCCCAAGGTAATTCCAAACATCCAGCAATCTTGAGCGTAATGGTAAGGCTTTCACAACTCCTGATGGGGCAAACGTATCTAGCATTCCCAGCAACGCCACTTCCTGTCCCTGTATATAAAGCTGTTGAGCCATTTCAAACGCAATTATTCCCCCCAAGGAGACGCCGATCAAATGATATGGCCCCCGTGGCTGTATCATTTGCATTTGCTGAATATAGTGAGCCGCTAACGCCTCAACTGTATTGAGGTGAATGTCTCCAACAGTCATTTGAACTGCCAATCCGTAGAGCGGGTGTTCAGCGCCCAGATGTTTTGCCAATGGACGATAGAACCTCATCCCTTTTCCCAAAACATGAATCCCAAATAGGGGAAACTTCAATCCTTTCGGTTGAATTGGCACGATCGAGGAGTGGAAAGCTGAGTTTTTCTGGAGCATAAACCTAAACGATCAAATGATGAATTTTTGAACAAGCAGTACAAATTATCCCGGTGTTAATTCATTACCCAGGAATATTGGTAGGAATTCTATTGAGAAAAACCAGCTACAACCTTGAATTGAGAATTAACCGTTACTTTGATTTGAGTAGCCCCACTGAGGAGTTACCTTGCAATCGGGCTATTCCTATAAAGGCAATAGCCATCAATCACAAGTCATTCGTCATCTGCTAATTCTTTGCACTTTAAATTTGATCAGGTGCAAAACCTAATGGTTCCATAGGATGTAATGTGCAAAGCAATTCTATGGAATCTATATTGCATGCTGGTTATCACAAACTCCCGAATGTGATTTACGGATAACGATGCATTCTAAACAAACTCAGTATTGGAAGCATCCCGGACTTTCACGGGAAAGTGATACCACTTTAGATTGCAGATTTTAGAGTGCAGATTTTGAAGCTCTTATAGATAAGCTTTCCAGGCAATTATCTGCCCTCAACGCTATTTAAATTGGTATGAGATGCTTCACTCTACGAAGAGTGTTCAGCACAGCATTCAACTTATTTACAAACCAACCTTCAGAAAGGTGCTTGGAATTTACACAAATCAAACGACTTGAGAACTTGAACTGAGGATTGTGGATTAAATCATCTGGGCAGGTTGGGTTGCATTCTTCAACCCAGGCCTCTCGCAAATGTTGGGTTTCGTGACCTCAACCCAACCTACAAAAGTTGATGTTATTCAATTCTCATTCCTAAGAGGTTCTACTGTCTTTCAGATGCTCCCAGAGTTAGTGGCGACTGAACCATCAAGTTAAAATCGAATCCAGGCTTTTACTAGCCAAGCTTTGTAAAAACCTTTCACAGGTGATATGAAACTATGTAGAACTGCCCTTTACTAAAAATTTATCGATTAGTAAGGGGAAGAAACAATTTTATTGGTATTGTTTGTACTTTTACATATCTCTACTCTCCTTCAGTCGTCAATTCATCTGAGTTCTTATGAAAATTAAACTTGGCTCTTGTTTATAAAGATTAAATAAATGATTGTGGTAATGGCGACCTCGGTCTATGTTGGCAGGGCGATGTGTAATGCTTTCTAAGCATTACACATCGCCACAGGCGACCAATTGATTAGAAGGTTTGAGTTATAAAAGAGTATAGCTGGCTTGCAACAGGCACATGATTTATTTTGCTCTTGTTTGGAACATTTTAATTGTTATTTGTTGGGTGATTGGAACTGGACTATTGGTTCGCTTAGATGCTCATTGTTTTCATCGATCGCCCGACCGTTGGATCATTGCTTTATGGTCTGGCGTTGTGTTGCTTGCCATCACGTTGCTGGCTGTTTCTCTCGTGTTACCTTTGTCGCCACTCGTTGGCACCGTCGTCGCGATCACCCTTTGTGGACTTGCACTAACCGCTCAGCAAGTTTGGGCAGAACTCGCAACCTTAAGAAAAAAATTTTCGTTGCCCATTCTGGCGATCGTGGTTTCAGTAGAGTTGGCTGTTGCTGCTTTAACTAGTCACCAGGTTACCTGGATTGACACAGGGCTTTATCACTATGGGAGTATTCAGTGATTGGCAAAGTTCGGCACGGTTCCCGGTTTAGCCTTACTATTTCCCAATCTTGGATTCACTTCTTCCTGGCTCGCCTTGGCTGCTCCGCTCAATAGCCCCATGCTTGAAGCCAGGGTAAGTGCGGTAACGAATGGATTTATTTTTTTCATTACACTCCTGCATCTTCTCATCTGTCTACGCTACGCCTTTTCAAAAGCAGCCCAAGTGACAGATTGGTTCATTGTTTGTGCGTTCCTGATTCTCATTCCACTTGCAGCGACGAATAATCTCATCTCGCTTATTCTTGTCTCTCCTTCACCGGATTTGCCGATCATCTTTCTACCTCCAGTCGCTACCTGGATAATGATTCTCATTTTGCAAGCCGAAACGAGAGCGACTTCACAGGGGCTACCTAAGCAGGCGCATCATCAAGCCAAGCTCTTGCCGCTTACGCTGGCGATCGGTGCTGTCGCTATCAAGTTGACTGCATTACCGCTGCTACTCGTAACTTTTATATTTTCTATTAGTGGGAAAAATGTTATCCGACAGTTCGCTGTAACAGCAGGACTCACATCATTACTCTTGTTACCTTTCCTGGCTGCTAGCCTGTTAACCTCTGGCTGCCCATTGTACCCATCCTCTGCTTTATGTCTGGATCTTCCCTGGTCTCTTCCCAAGCAACATGCAACAGCCATTGCGCAGGGCACCCATCGGTGGACTACCTGGTATCATGCGTCTTCCAAGAATCCCAGTTGGTTATCACTCCTATTGCAGTGGGTAAGTTCAAGCAAGCTAAATTTCGTCATGGCAGTGCTAATTATCCTCACGATCGCCTTTGTTATTTATGGTTTGGCTACCCCTAAGGTTAAATGCACTCCAGGTTATCTTTGGACGCTCGTGCTGTCTGCCTCTGGCATTGCTTTTTTGATGATGACGGCTCCATTTTTCCGGTTTGCGATCGGATATCTGGTTTTAATTCCCACACTGTCTGCCGCTGTCCTGTTGCACAAGTGGTTTCTTCAGGACAAAAACCACCTTGCTTTGGCAATCACTCGACTCTTTGAATGGCTTCAGACCAGACAAACGGCTCAACTAAGTTCCTGCTTAAGTGGTTTTGTGATTGTTCTGTCGCTGACCTACGGAGCTCAGCATGCCCAACTCCTATTACCACCCCCCCTTAAAACAGCACAACTGCTACAGAAGGAGTTCAACAACATCACCTATGTTTCTCCTGTAAACGACCTATGCTGGTCTGCCCCAATTCCCTGTGCCTTTCGGATTGAGAACGTTAAATTGCGAGATCCCGATCGCGGGCTGGTGGCCGGGTTCGTGCGCGCTGATTAATCCTACTCAATCCAGTGACAAAACAGGGTAGCAGCGAAGAAGGAGCAGGCATGGGAAAATAGAGACAGTTCATTCAATTCTGTCTCTTAATCATGGGCAGTCTCGCTGGGGTTCCTGGTTGGAATTCTACGAGAGTGCTGGAGTTCAATTCTACCCATCCTTACACCTATGGTTTCTACCTCACTAACGCCGCTCCCCGTTGATGTAGCGCGCATTCGCACCGAAATCCAGACACTTCAACCGCAACTGGTTGAGTGGCGCAGAAGGCTCCACCAAAAACCCGAACTTGGGTTTCGGGAACACATCACTGCCGAATTTATTGCCCAACAATTGCAAGAGTGGGGAATTGAGTATCAGACTGGGATTGCCAAAACTGGAATTGTTGCCACGATTAATGGCAAAAAACCAGGCCCCGTTCTGGCAATTCGAGCAGATATGGATGCACTGCCGATTCAAGAAGAAAACGAAGTGCCGTATAAATCCCAGCATGATGGAGTTATGCATGCCTGTGGCCATGATGGACATGTCACCATCGCCCTGGGCACTGCCTACTACCTATCCCAACATCGGGATACCTTCAGGGGTACGGTCAAGTTCATTTTCCAACCAGCGGAGGAAGGGCCAGGGGGCGCAAAGCCAATGATTGAGGCGGGCGTACTGAAAAATCCAGATGTTGATGCGATTATTGGACTACACCTGTGGAATAATTTACCGCTGGGTACGGTGGGAGTTCGCAGGGGCGCACTGATGGCAGCGGTTGAGCTGTTTAACTGCACCATTCAGGGGCGAGGTGGTCATGGGGCAATTCCCCAACAAACGATCGACTCAATCGTGGTAGCAGCTCAAATTGTCAATGCTTTACAGACGATCGTCGCCCGCAATGTGAACCCGATCGAATCCGCCGTCGTTACTGTCGGCAAATTGAATGCTGGAACTGCCCACAATGTGATTGCTGCGGCTGCCAAAATGCAAGGAACCGTCCGCTATTTCAACCCCCATTTTGAAGGATTCTTTGGTGAGCGAATTGAGCAAATCATTCGTGGCATCTGTCAGGCTCATGGAGCCAGTTATGAGTTGGAGTATTACAGCCTTTACCCCCCCGTCATTAATGACGAGCGGATGGCTGACTTAGTGCGCTCTGTGGCTGAAAACGTGGTCGAATCTCCCCTGGGAATTGTGCCTCAGTGCCAAACGATGGGAGGCGAGGATATGGCATTTTTCTTGCAGGAAGTGCCCGGTTGTTATTTCTTTCTGGGTTCTGCCAATCCCGAAAAAGACCTGGCCTATCCCCACCACCATCCCCGCTTCAATTTTGATGAAACCGCCCTTAGCATGGGGGTTGAACTTTTTGTTCGCTGTGTGGAAAAGTTTTGCTCGTAAATGTGGAGGGGGAAGGGAGAAATCAGGAGGTTGCCCTACTCAGATTCGGGAGGAGCTTCAAATTTATAGCCGACACCCCGTACTGTATGGATTAACATTGGTTGGCTGGTATCAATTTCGATCTTTTTACGAATTTGACCAATGTGAACGTCTACTACCCGTGGATCACCGACAAACTCGTGCCCCCATACTTCACGGATCAGATCTGCCCTTGTCCAGACTCGACCAGGATGGCTTGCCAGGAAATATAGCAGGTTAAATTCTAGGGCAGTCAATCCAACCAGGTCTCCTCCTAGCTTGACTTCAAAGCGTACCGGATCAATTTCCAGCTTGCCGAAGGTGAGTGATTTTTGGTCAGGAGATTGGCGATCGCGGGTTCGCCGCAAGATCACCTCAATTCGAACTGCCAGTTCTTCCAAATCAAAGGGCTTGGTCATGTAATCATCTGCCCCCTGAGACAGCACACTTAGCATCGTTGTGTGATCGGTCTGACTGGTTAACATCAGGACGAAAACCTTGGTACGTTCCTGCATTTCCCGGCACAGATTGTAACCGTTCATGTCAGGAAGATTAATATCCAGAATGACCAAATCGGGATCGAATTGCCTGAAGATTGCCATCGCACTATTGCCATCGGCAGCAGACTCAATCTGATAGTTCT from Kovacikia minuta CCNUW1 carries:
- a CDS encoding thioesterase domain-containing protein, which gives rise to MLQKNSAFHSSIVPIQPKGLKFPLFGIHVLGKGMRFYRPLAKHLGAEHPLYGLAVQMTVGDIHLNTVEALAAHYIQQMQMIQPRGPYHLIGVSLGGIIAFEMAQQLYIQGQEVALLGMLDTFAPSGVVKALPLRSRLLDVWNYLGQPKSIDALSEAKSWFLEWTLKHDALQAGYEGFYSMLNRPLPDSLQDLLYIKQNQKILSKYTPQVYPGEVVVFQARDQQVSSAFASDPRLCWNDLAAKGIKIHEIPGDHLGILQEPHVRVLAEKIKLYLNPT
- a CDS encoding LIC_10190 family membrane protein; translated protein: MAKFGTVPGLALLFPNLGFTSSWLALAAPLNSPMLEARVSAVTNGFIFFITLLHLLICLRYAFSKAAQVTDWFIVCAFLILIPLAATNNLISLILVSPSPDLPIIFLPPVATWIMILILQAETRATSQGLPKQAHHQAKLLPLTLAIGAVAIKLTALPLLLVTFIFSISGKNVIRQFAVTAGLTSLLLLPFLAASLLTSGCPLYPSSALCLDLPWSLPKQHATAIAQGTHRWTTWYHASSKNPSWLSLLLQWVSSSKLNFVMAVLIILTIAFVIYGLATPKVKCTPGYLWTLVLSASGIAFLMMTAPFFRFAIGYLVLIPTLSAAVLLHKWFLQDKNHLALAITRLFEWLQTRQTAQLSSCLSGFVIVLSLTYGAQHAQLLLPPPLKTAQLLQKEFNNITYVSPVNDLCWSAPIPCAFRIENVKLRDPDRGLVAGFVRAD
- a CDS encoding lasso peptide biosynthesis B2 protein translates to MKQLHKVWLLSSHIRFLLIRAFTLLACIRLGLWLLSFRQLNSLIQRVINQDSSKQPSSAISIDDVIWAIETATHYLPGQPKCLARALATQLLLQRYGYRSDLRIGVAINEMGVFTAHAWIERNGQVLIGGGRNLSAFTPLPSFDCIPN
- a CDS encoding PqqD family peptide modification chaperone, with translation MAKRELLKLSDAVFLEAQVAAVKEQVSSNLNGEAVILHIKTGSYYGLNEVASRIWSLIQVPVKVDFLKESILSEYDVEQQQFVCDLKGILNDLLDKGLVEISYEAIA
- a CDS encoding M20 metallopeptidase family protein, producing the protein MVSTSLTPLPVDVARIRTEIQTLQPQLVEWRRRLHQKPELGFREHITAEFIAQQLQEWGIEYQTGIAKTGIVATINGKKPGPVLAIRADMDALPIQEENEVPYKSQHDGVMHACGHDGHVTIALGTAYYLSQHRDTFRGTVKFIFQPAEEGPGGAKPMIEAGVLKNPDVDAIIGLHLWNNLPLGTVGVRRGALMAAVELFNCTIQGRGGHGAIPQQTIDSIVVAAQIVNALQTIVARNVNPIESAVVTVGKLNAGTAHNVIAAAAKMQGTVRYFNPHFEGFFGERIEQIIRGICQAHGASYELEYYSLYPPVINDERMADLVRSVAENVVESPLGIVPQCQTMGGEDMAFFLQEVPGCYFFLGSANPEKDLAYPHHHPRFNFDETALSMGVELFVRCVEKFCS
- a CDS encoding response regulator transcription factor, whose amino-acid sequence is MDSAKNMDAAKKILVVEDDPAIRNLVHRFLKSKQNYQIESAADGNSAMAIFRQFDPDLVILDINLPDMNGYNLCREMQERTKVFVLMLTSQTDHTTMLSVLSQGADDYMTKPFDLEELAVRIEVILRRTRDRQSPDQKSLTFGKLEIDPVRFEVKLGGDLVGLTALEFNLLYFLASHPGRVWTRADLIREVWGHEFVGDPRVVDVHIGQIRKKIEIDTSQPMLIHTVRGVGYKFEAPPESE